The proteins below are encoded in one region of Aquisphaera giovannonii:
- a CDS encoding TlpA family protein disulfide reductase, with amino-acid sequence MSGSSFVRGSAGIVRGAAALGLSLSMAWGVGAARGQEPDSVQAIHEDFANQFRQLEKTRLDRLGRLAARQDPAAAAATYEELFRLAISANLFREAEPAASTVIRVGSPSHATSALAHLVKIVAEADRGAFEESLAALKVAVENAAQDGVAGLQSEEIIGITDAYYQRLVHADQIPVALKAFKFCAERAQRPVVKEFLAERLRRLEAVGKPAPAIRGTDLDGRPFDLAALKGKVVLVEFWASWCLPTEAQVEQFQQAIDARKDKDLVVVGINLDTLQGEGLKPETILPNVRRFLLDHNVRWPTLINGKGEKDYAAAFGVVDIPASVLIGKDGNIVQLDLVRQNLGPVLDRELAR; translated from the coding sequence ATGAGTGGCTCGTCCTTCGTCCGTGGGTCGGCTGGGATCGTCCGGGGGGCGGCCGCGCTGGGGCTCTCGCTGTCCATGGCGTGGGGCGTGGGGGCGGCCCGGGGGCAGGAGCCGGACTCGGTCCAGGCGATCCACGAGGACTTCGCCAACCAGTTCCGGCAGCTCGAGAAGACCCGCCTGGATCGGCTCGGCAGGCTCGCCGCGAGGCAGGACCCGGCCGCCGCGGCGGCGACGTACGAGGAGCTCTTCCGCCTGGCGATCTCCGCCAACCTCTTCCGCGAGGCCGAGCCCGCCGCCTCGACCGTGATCCGGGTCGGCAGCCCGTCGCACGCCACGAGCGCCCTGGCGCACCTGGTCAAGATCGTCGCCGAGGCGGACCGCGGGGCCTTCGAGGAGTCGCTCGCGGCCCTCAAGGTGGCGGTCGAGAACGCCGCCCAGGACGGCGTCGCCGGCCTCCAGTCGGAGGAGATCATCGGCATCACCGACGCCTATTACCAGCGGCTCGTCCACGCCGACCAGATCCCGGTCGCCCTCAAGGCCTTCAAGTTCTGCGCCGAACGCGCCCAGCGGCCCGTCGTCAAGGAGTTCCTCGCCGAGCGGCTGAGGCGGCTGGAGGCCGTCGGCAAGCCCGCGCCGGCGATCCGCGGGACCGACCTCGACGGCAGGCCGTTCGACCTGGCCGCGCTCAAGGGGAAGGTCGTGCTCGTCGAGTTCTGGGCGAGCTGGTGCCTGCCGACCGAGGCCCAGGTCGAGCAGTTCCAGCAGGCGATCGACGCCCGCAAGGACAAGGACCTGGTCGTCGTCGGCATCAACCTGGACACGCTCCAGGGCGAGGGCCTCAAGCCGGAGACGATCCTGCCCAACGTCCGCCGGTTCCTGCTGGACCACAACGTCCGCTGGCCGACCCTGATCAACGGCAAGGGGGAGAAGGACTACGCCGCGGCCTTCGGCGTCGTGGACATCCCCGCGAGCGTCCTCATCGGCAAGGACGGCAACATCGTCCAGCTCGACCTCGTCCGCCAGAACCTCGGTCCGGTCCTCGACCGCGAGCTCGCACGCTGA
- a CDS encoding sigma-70 RNA polymerase sigma factor region 4 domain-containing protein: protein MGPGELGRVCSPGTTRRCTTWSPTGWTSEAALRSEAKARLQDVLNAKDAPDGEVLALRHFDQLTQAEALEVMGIKRNAAGMHSLLARKRLKDGLSSLPEG from the coding sequence ATGGGGCCGGGCGAGTTGGGGAGGGTCTGCTCACCCGGCACGACGAGACGCTGCACCACCTGGTCGCCCACCGGCTGGACCAGCGAAGCGGCACTCCGGTCCGAAGCGAAGGCACGCCTTCAAGATGTCCTCAACGCCAAGGACGCGCCCGACGGGGAAGTGCTGGCCCTGCGGCACTTCGACCAACTCACCCAGGCTGAGGCCCTGGAGGTGATGGGCATCAAGCGGAACGCCGCCGGCATGCATTCTCTGCTGGCGCGGAAACGGCTTAAAGACGGCCTGAGCAGCCTGCCCGAGGGCTGA
- a CDS encoding PVC-type heme-binding CxxCH protein produces the protein MLHHRGPLRPPVRTGRDAGQAILDSPPEGGLRVAVAERSDATFGGQSRRPKPCSMPRRSRGVAFGSAPATRACESLARLALVATFLAVLIAPRALADKAPTPDESRAAMRLADPSLAIELVAAEPDVSAPVAMAWDEHGAMYVVEMTDYPISPDGGRVKRLEDRDGDGRYERVTTFADGLHWPSGVLPWNGGILVTAAPDLLFFKDTDGDGRADVRTVILTGFFEGNQQLRVNSPTWGMDNRVYLANGRSGGSVRRPGEPDSKAVPILRNDLRVDPATGRAQAVAGFSQFGLPRDDWGDRFPSWNTVPIRHVVLEPGEVGPSANTVADILDLSDGGRVYSIAPAQKRFNVETVAFFNATCGPTIERGGLLGDAYRGDAFFCEPLTSLVQRRKLVPDGPTYIARRAPGEADREFLASAHPWFRPVNLATGPDGALYVADFCRAWVEHPDFVPEGQRKSVDFREGFEHGRIWRVAPRGSEPGPPAAKPGSADAAGLVALLESPNGWCRDTAQRLLVERRDLATVPALRRLAAASKLPLARAHALWTLRGLDALDDETLRAALRDDSPRVREQAARLVADSARQPSFASELAAIADDADARVRLRAVVALAKLDTDLERDALARVAARDAESPWAAAAILGALESSPGKFLDILATRQPGWLARPTDAQLGFLASLGAQIGASADRALVADALARAAAAPAEAAGFALLQGIARGQARAGSKAFAWPSLEPASPPLRQSVRRLLDAAAAKAKDPAAPLPARDRALAAILAARDPAARGLIPILVNADQPATLQSAAARAVASAGDPALADALLSRWDDLSLATRRVLLGALSGSPALAGRLVEAVASKRLEASEIDPGTRDALRRLADPALAKRLAGVFPAAGADRRAVLERYAPALSAGSPDPARGRELFAKNCQTCHTRGGGAKVGPDLLSVAGRPPADLMVAILDPSREVAPDGVAVVVATARGDTLTGLLVEETPSSLRLRRAEGLEDVIPRADVEALRSTGRSLMPDGLEQNLTPADLADLIAYLKSPEPPAGAGR, from the coding sequence GTGCTCCACCATCGCGGCCCGCTCCGTCCGCCCGTGCGCACCGGCCGAGATGCCGGCCAGGCGATCCTCGACTCCCCCCCGGAGGGCGGACTCCGGGTGGCTGTGGCGGAGCGTAGCGACGCCACGTTCGGCGGGCAGTCGCGGCGGCCGAAGCCTTGCTCGATGCCGCGGCGGTCCCGGGGCGTCGCCTTCGGCTCCGCCCCAGCCACCCGGGCGTGCGAGTCACTGGCGCGTCTCGCCCTCGTCGCGACCTTCCTGGCTGTCCTGATCGCCCCCCGGGCCCTCGCCGACAAGGCCCCGACGCCGGACGAATCGCGAGCCGCGATGCGGCTGGCGGACCCGTCGCTGGCCATCGAGCTGGTCGCCGCCGAGCCGGACGTGTCCGCGCCGGTGGCGATGGCCTGGGACGAGCACGGGGCGATGTACGTGGTCGAGATGACGGACTATCCGATCTCCCCCGACGGCGGCCGCGTGAAGCGGCTGGAGGACCGCGACGGCGACGGCCGGTACGAGCGCGTCACCACCTTCGCCGACGGCCTGCACTGGCCCAGCGGAGTCCTCCCCTGGAACGGCGGCATCCTGGTCACCGCCGCGCCGGACCTGCTCTTCTTCAAGGACACCGACGGCGACGGCCGGGCCGACGTCCGCACCGTGATCCTCACGGGGTTTTTCGAGGGGAACCAGCAGCTCCGCGTGAACAGCCCGACGTGGGGCATGGACAACCGCGTCTACCTCGCCAACGGCCGCAGCGGCGGCTCGGTGCGGAGGCCCGGCGAGCCGGACTCGAAGGCCGTGCCGATCCTCCGCAACGACCTCAGGGTGGACCCGGCGACCGGGCGGGCGCAGGCCGTCGCCGGCTTCAGCCAGTTCGGACTGCCCCGCGACGACTGGGGCGACCGCTTCCCGTCGTGGAACACCGTGCCGATCCGCCACGTCGTCCTCGAGCCGGGGGAGGTCGGGCCGTCCGCGAACACCGTGGCCGACATCCTGGACCTCTCCGACGGCGGCCGCGTCTACTCGATCGCCCCGGCCCAGAAGCGGTTCAACGTCGAGACCGTCGCCTTCTTCAACGCCACCTGCGGCCCGACGATCGAGCGCGGCGGGCTCCTCGGCGACGCCTACCGCGGCGACGCCTTCTTCTGCGAGCCGCTGACGAGCCTGGTCCAGCGCCGCAAGCTCGTCCCCGACGGCCCCACATACATCGCCCGCCGCGCCCCGGGCGAGGCCGACCGCGAGTTCCTGGCCTCCGCCCACCCCTGGTTCCGGCCGGTGAACCTGGCGACCGGCCCCGACGGGGCCCTCTACGTCGCCGACTTCTGCCGGGCGTGGGTCGAGCACCCGGACTTCGTCCCCGAGGGCCAGCGGAAGTCGGTCGACTTCCGCGAAGGGTTCGAGCACGGGCGGATCTGGCGGGTCGCCCCCCGCGGCAGCGAGCCCGGCCCGCCCGCCGCCAAGCCGGGATCGGCCGACGCCGCGGGCCTCGTCGCCCTGCTGGAGAGCCCCAACGGCTGGTGCCGCGACACGGCCCAGCGGCTGCTCGTCGAGCGGCGCGACCTCGCGACGGTGCCGGCCCTCCGCCGCCTGGCGGCGGCCTCGAAGCTCCCGCTCGCGCGGGCCCACGCGCTGTGGACCCTCCGCGGCCTGGACGCCCTCGACGACGAGACGCTCCGGGCCGCCCTCCGCGACGACAGCCCGCGCGTCCGCGAGCAGGCGGCGCGGCTGGTCGCCGACTCCGCGAGACAGCCGAGCTTCGCATCCGAGCTCGCCGCGATCGCCGACGACGCCGATGCCCGCGTCCGCCTCCGCGCCGTCGTGGCGCTCGCGAAGCTGGACACCGACCTCGAGCGGGACGCCCTGGCGAGGGTCGCCGCGCGCGACGCCGAGTCCCCCTGGGCGGCCGCGGCCATCCTGGGGGCGCTGGAGTCCTCCCCGGGCAAGTTCCTGGACATCCTGGCGACGCGGCAGCCCGGCTGGCTCGCCCGGCCGACCGACGCGCAGCTCGGCTTCCTGGCGAGCCTCGGCGCCCAGATCGGGGCGTCGGCCGACCGCGCGCTCGTCGCCGACGCCCTGGCCCGCGCCGCCGCCGCGCCGGCCGAGGCCGCCGGCTTCGCCCTCCTCCAGGGGATCGCCAGGGGCCAGGCCCGGGCGGGCTCGAAGGCGTTCGCCTGGCCGTCGCTCGAGCCCGCGTCCCCGCCCCTCCGCCAGTCCGTGCGGCGCCTCCTCGATGCCGCCGCCGCGAAGGCGAAGGACCCCGCCGCCCCCCTGCCCGCCCGCGACCGGGCCCTCGCCGCGATCCTGGCCGCGCGCGACCCGGCCGCCCGGGGATTGATCCCGATCCTCGTGAACGCGGACCAGCCCGCGACGCTCCAGTCGGCCGCGGCCCGGGCCGTCGCCTCCGCGGGCGACCCCGCGCTGGCCGACGCGCTGCTCTCGCGGTGGGACGACCTCTCGCTGGCGACCCGCCGCGTCCTCCTCGGCGCCCTCAGCGGGTCGCCGGCGCTCGCCGGGCGGCTGGTCGAGGCGGTCGCGTCGAAGCGACTGGAGGCCTCGGAGATCGACCCCGGGACGCGCGACGCCCTCCGGCGGCTCGCCGACCCCGCGCTCGCGAAGCGGTTGGCCGGGGTGTTCCCCGCCGCCGGAGCGGACCGCCGCGCCGTGCTGGAGCGATACGCCCCGGCGCTCTCGGCCGGCTCCCCCGACCCGGCTCGCGGCCGCGAGCTGTTCGCGAAGAACTGCCAGACCTGCCACACCCGCGGCGGCGGGGCGAAGGTCGGCCCGGACCTCCTGAGCGTCGCCGGCCGCCCGCCGGCCGACCTCATGGTCGCGATCCTCGACCCGAGCCGCGAGGTGGCCCCCGACGGCGTGGCCGTCGTCGTCGCCACCGCGAGGGGCGACACGCTCACCGGCCTCCTCGTCGAGGAGACCCCGTCCTCGCTCCGCCTCCGCCGCGCCGAGGGCTTGGAGGACGTCATCCCCCGCGCCGACGTCGAGGCCCTCCGCTCCACCGGCCGCTCGCTCATGCCCGACGGCCTGGAGCAGAACCTCACCCCGGCGGACCTCGCCGACCTGATCGCCTACCTGAAGTCCCCCGAGCCCCCGGCCGGCGCGGGGCGGTGA
- a CDS encoding protein kinase domain-containing protein — translation MSEMDSGPDLLNELAHEFAERVRRGERPSLTEYTGPHPELADEIRDLFPALAAIEQFGSVGRASTGPHAGTATCDGTAPRQLGEYRILREVARGGMGVVYEAVQESLGRHVALKVLPFQRLADPRHLERFRREAHAAARLHHSNIVPVFGVGEQGGVHYFAMEFIRGRALSSVLHELRGRRRAKGLDAGVTAEGSSSALAGRRGWGLAVTLAEGLATGRFPGRDDVPRDSDGGELAPRLDPARDGFIGPGPSDAIVSGDELDLSAQSDARYFRSVARVGVQVAEALEYAHEQGVLHRDIKPSNLLLDTQGTVWVTDFGLAKAEGTGELTEPGDLLGTLRYMAPERFRGQADRRSDIFSLGLTLYEMVTLRPAFAATERVQLIERMLHNEPPRPRKLDGHVPRDLETLILKAIAKEPGRRYQTAGELAEDLKRFLADMPILARPVTVPERVIKWARRRPMIAGLAVAVHLLLAALLMTGIWSYVQINRSLAIARAEGTRAVELARSEAQANAKAREQTRIARDRVEDLRRRDYIDRVNLAYRECLANNVAQALKLLDGCPEDLRGWEWAYVSRQCHLDLHTYREPGAAINAVAFSPDGRRLAIASGNPWSIPGGTGDLAVRDVATGREVFAHRGLAGGIRAVAYSPDGRWLATGHAATLTVWDALTGKERYHTTDPGHFALLSLAYSPDGRRIIAGYGSFDKYTIGYAGYARLRDAATGDELIDRFPGKGGGIMSVAFSPDGQQAALATGPRVEVWDLASRKLLRPLMAHTGRVVYAVAFSPDGRYLASGGWDKTVRLWDRATGAELRTYSGHEGFVRGLAFSPDSQRIVSASDDRSLKLWSLGSDRELATFHGHQSSVQCVAFGPDGSQIASGSQDQTVKVWSATPNLQLTVRGHVGQVRGVAFSPDGHAVASGWAEGDLELWDPATGEPILSLQRQSSFGAVAFSPDGRHLATSGLNERLKVWDATTGRQLLTLTGTSREVIRPCVAFSPDGRYLAQADNDRSVKVWDATTGGRVQTLRGHSAAVCAVAFSPDGQTLASAGDDETVKVWAVGSGQELLTFRGHMAPVFSVAFSPDGHRLASAGGNSPYFQALDADSDRGGRELTAAGGDSQHFGEVHVWDPSTGRELYQLRGHTDAVLGVAFSPDGRRLVTASDDQTIKLWDTATGQEVFALRGHLAAVRSAAFSPDGRRIVSGGSDWTAKVWDLDSSTSEVLSRREAVAQAASGEMFLAVERWDQAAAALTRALELKLDNARTRLARARAFSGMGHSREAEADFSRALELTARNANKYHDVAWLLATYPDPNLRDPARAVELARKAVDLSPNEGTNWNTLGIAYYRAGDWRAAIDALTNSMERGSCRGEGFSAFFLAMAHWQLGDESRALSWYDRAVEWMDGRKSTDEELARFRAEAAALLGVKDRSD, via the coding sequence ATGAGCGAGATGGATTCCGGGCCCGACCTGTTGAACGAGCTGGCCCATGAATTCGCCGAGCGAGTCCGACGCGGCGAGCGTCCTTCCCTGACCGAATACACCGGCCCGCACCCTGAGCTGGCCGACGAGATCCGCGACCTGTTCCCGGCGCTGGCGGCCATCGAGCAATTCGGCTCAGTCGGGAGGGCGTCGACCGGCCCGCACGCCGGGACCGCGACCTGCGACGGCACGGCGCCGCGGCAACTGGGGGAGTACCGCATCCTCCGCGAAGTGGCCCGCGGCGGCATGGGGGTCGTCTACGAGGCGGTCCAGGAGTCGCTGGGGCGACACGTGGCGCTCAAGGTGCTCCCGTTCCAGAGGCTGGCCGATCCCAGGCACCTGGAGCGGTTCCGGCGGGAGGCGCACGCGGCGGCCAGGCTGCACCACTCCAACATCGTACCGGTCTTCGGGGTCGGTGAGCAGGGGGGCGTCCACTACTTCGCGATGGAATTCATCCGCGGTCGCGCCCTGAGCAGCGTGCTGCACGAGCTGAGGGGCCGGCGCCGGGCCAAGGGGCTTGATGCGGGGGTGACGGCCGAGGGTTCGTCCTCGGCCCTCGCGGGAAGGCGCGGTTGGGGGCTGGCCGTCACGCTGGCCGAGGGGCTGGCGACCGGCCGTTTCCCGGGCAGGGACGACGTGCCTCGCGACTCCGACGGGGGCGAGTTGGCCCCCCGTCTCGACCCGGCCCGCGACGGTTTCATCGGGCCGGGCCCATCCGACGCGATCGTCTCGGGCGACGAGCTGGACCTGAGTGCCCAGTCGGACGCGCGGTATTTCCGCAGCGTGGCCCGGGTGGGCGTCCAGGTCGCCGAGGCCCTGGAGTATGCCCACGAGCAGGGCGTCTTGCACCGGGATATCAAGCCGTCGAACCTCCTCCTCGACACCCAGGGCACCGTCTGGGTCACCGACTTCGGCCTGGCCAAGGCGGAAGGGACCGGCGAGCTGACCGAACCGGGCGACCTCCTGGGGACGCTGCGGTACATGGCGCCGGAGCGATTCCGGGGCCAGGCCGACCGTCGCAGCGACATCTTCAGCCTCGGCCTGACCCTCTACGAGATGGTCACGCTGCGGCCGGCCTTCGCCGCCACCGAGCGGGTGCAGTTGATCGAGCGGATGCTCCACAACGAGCCGCCGCGGCCGCGCAAGCTCGACGGGCACGTCCCGCGCGACCTGGAGACGCTGATCCTCAAGGCCATCGCCAAGGAGCCGGGCCGCCGCTACCAGACGGCGGGCGAGCTGGCCGAGGACCTGAAACGCTTCCTGGCCGACATGCCGATCCTGGCGCGGCCCGTCACCGTGCCGGAACGGGTCATCAAGTGGGCGAGGCGGCGGCCGATGATCGCGGGCCTGGCCGTAGCCGTGCACCTCCTGCTGGCGGCGCTCCTGATGACCGGGATCTGGTCCTACGTCCAGATCAACCGGTCGCTCGCGATCGCCAGGGCAGAGGGCACCAGGGCCGTGGAACTGGCCCGATCGGAGGCCCAGGCCAATGCCAAGGCGCGGGAACAGACCAGGATCGCCAGGGATCGGGTCGAGGACCTGAGGCGCAGGGATTACATCGACCGCGTCAACCTGGCCTACCGCGAGTGCCTGGCCAACAACGTGGCCCAGGCCTTGAAGCTCCTTGACGGTTGCCCGGAGGATTTGCGCGGTTGGGAGTGGGCCTACGTGAGCCGCCAGTGCCATCTGGACCTGCACACCTACCGCGAGCCTGGAGCGGCGATCAATGCCGTGGCCTTCAGCCCCGACGGCCGACGCCTCGCCATCGCGTCGGGCAACCCCTGGTCGATCCCGGGGGGGACGGGTGATCTCGCCGTGCGGGACGTGGCGACCGGCCGGGAAGTCTTCGCCCATCGCGGCCTCGCGGGCGGCATCCGCGCGGTGGCCTACAGCCCCGACGGCCGCTGGCTCGCCACGGGCCATGCGGCGACCTTGACGGTGTGGGATGCCCTCACGGGGAAGGAGCGCTACCACACGACCGATCCCGGTCACTTCGCGCTGCTCAGCCTGGCCTACAGCCCCGACGGCCGGCGGATCATCGCAGGTTACGGATCATTCGATAAATATACGATCGGATATGCCGGTTATGCCAGGCTCAGGGACGCCGCGACGGGGGACGAGCTCATCGACCGATTCCCGGGGAAGGGAGGCGGCATCATGAGCGTGGCGTTCAGCCCCGACGGCCAACAGGCGGCCCTGGCAACGGGCCCGAGGGTGGAGGTCTGGGACCTGGCGAGCCGCAAGCTGCTCCGTCCGCTGATGGCGCACACCGGCCGCGTCGTCTACGCGGTGGCCTTCAGCCCCGACGGGAGATACCTCGCCTCGGGAGGATGGGACAAGACCGTCCGACTCTGGGATCGCGCCACCGGCGCCGAGCTCCGGACCTATTCCGGCCACGAGGGCTTCGTCCGCGGCCTGGCCTTCAGCCCCGACAGCCAGCGGATCGTCTCGGCGAGCGACGACAGGAGTCTCAAGCTGTGGTCGTTGGGCTCCGATCGCGAGCTGGCCACCTTCCACGGCCATCAGAGCTCCGTCCAGTGCGTCGCCTTCGGCCCCGACGGCTCCCAGATCGCCTCGGGGAGTCAGGATCAGACGGTCAAGGTCTGGTCCGCCACACCGAATCTCCAGCTCACCGTCCGGGGACACGTGGGCCAGGTCCGGGGCGTGGCCTTCAGCCCCGACGGCCACGCAGTCGCCTCGGGCTGGGCGGAGGGAGACCTCGAGCTCTGGGATCCGGCGACGGGCGAACCGATCCTCTCCCTTCAACGGCAGAGTTCCTTCGGCGCGGTCGCGTTCAGCCCCGATGGACGCCACCTGGCGACTTCGGGATTGAACGAGAGGTTGAAGGTCTGGGATGCCACCACGGGGAGGCAGCTCCTCACGCTGACGGGGACAAGCCGCGAAGTCATCCGGCCGTGCGTGGCGTTCAGCCCGGACGGCCGCTACCTGGCGCAGGCCGATAACGACCGGTCGGTGAAGGTGTGGGATGCCACCACCGGAGGGAGGGTCCAGACCCTCCGCGGGCACTCGGCGGCGGTCTGTGCCGTGGCGTTCAGCCCCGACGGGCAGACGCTGGCTTCCGCGGGCGACGATGAGACCGTGAAAGTGTGGGCCGTCGGGAGCGGTCAGGAGCTCCTTACCTTCCGAGGCCACATGGCCCCGGTCTTCAGCGTGGCGTTCAGTCCCGACGGGCATCGGCTCGCCTCGGCCGGCGGCAACTCGCCGTATTTCCAGGCCCTGGACGCGGATAGTGATCGGGGCGGTCGGGAGCTCACCGCCGCCGGCGGCGACTCGCAGCACTTCGGTGAGGTGCACGTCTGGGATCCCTCCACCGGCCGCGAGCTCTACCAGCTCCGGGGGCACACCGATGCGGTCCTGGGCGTCGCGTTCAGCCCCGACGGCCGGCGCCTCGTCACGGCCAGCGATGATCAGACCATCAAGCTTTGGGACACGGCCACCGGCCAGGAGGTCTTCGCCCTCAGGGGGCACCTCGCCGCGGTTCGCAGCGCGGCGTTCAGCCCCGACGGCCGGCGCATCGTGTCGGGGGGCAGCGATTGGACCGCGAAGGTCTGGGACCTGGATTCGAGCACGTCCGAGGTCCTGTCTCGCCGCGAGGCCGTGGCCCAGGCCGCATCCGGCGAAATGTTTCTGGCGGTCGAACGCTGGGACCAGGCGGCCGCCGCGCTGACCCGAGCCCTGGAACTGAAGCTCGACAATGCCCGGACCCGGCTGGCGCGGGCCCGAGCCTTTTCCGGCATGGGCCACTCTCGGGAGGCCGAGGCCGACTTCTCCAGGGCCCTTGAGCTGACGGCGAGGAACGCGAATAAGTACCACGATGTCGCCTGGTTGCTGGCCACGTACCCGGATCCCAACCTCCGCGATCCGGCGCGTGCGGTCGAACTGGCCAGGAAAGCCGTCGATCTGTCGCCCAATGAAGGAACGAACTGGAACACGCTGGGGATCGCATACTACCGGGCCGGCGACTGGAGGGCGGCGATCGACGCCCTGACGAACTCGATGGAACGGGGCTCCTGCCGGGGCGAGGGCTTCAGCGCCTTCTTCCTCGCCATGGCCCACTGGCAACTCGGGGACGAGTCGCGAGCGCTCTCCTGGTACGACAGGGCCGTCGAGTGGATGGACGGAAGGAAGTCAACCGATGAGGAACTCGCCCGCTTCCGTGCCGAAGCCGCGGCCTTGCTGGGAGTGAAAGACAGGAGCGACTGA
- a CDS encoding N,N-dimethylformamidase beta subunit family domain-containing protein: protein MTDLPQPGPPNALPRRPFLSRLAAGLGALAMPYRPNSRGGAEAAAAPDAGGPNPIVEENRKPGASDWQLTRVRADASGYRSTWIEGYASKQSVRAGETIDLMVSTDPPRRFAIEVFRTGYYGGRGARLMTKLGPFPGKAQPTPKPGVKDIHECRWEPAATLTIPADWTSGVYLARLTTIPDREAEPYWQSYIIFLVKDDRPADILFQCSDNTWQAYNRWPSHYSVYSHPKGGQGPWAQVSFDRPYGREAQYDAIVNDPLTVGAGEFLPFEFPLAYWLEQHGYDVTYCSNSDMMTPDRGLKCKAFVSVGHDEYWDIRMFRSVEAMRDAGVNLLFLSGNTMCWVAPMTPSSDGRPNRVFFRGGPYGAENDYARGRQKDHGPFPEHGPDEGLLLGARNVEPVNGGGDWIVVKPDHWIFEGTGVKKGDRIPGLIGWEYHGDPAAIPGLEVVAAGTAWVGGETPQKWAATIYPGPKGNFVFNASTIFWSQGLSSPPGHTLPWSHWSRPHGPDDRVQRITHNLLHRALGRRA from the coding sequence ATGACCGACCTGCCCCAGCCCGGCCCCCCCAATGCCCTGCCGCGCCGCCCGTTCCTGTCCCGGCTCGCCGCCGGCCTGGGGGCGCTCGCCATGCCGTACCGCCCGAATTCCCGGGGCGGGGCGGAGGCCGCGGCCGCCCCCGACGCGGGCGGCCCGAATCCGATCGTCGAGGAGAATCGCAAGCCGGGGGCGAGCGACTGGCAGTTGACGCGCGTGCGGGCCGATGCGTCCGGGTATCGGTCCACCTGGATCGAGGGCTACGCCTCGAAGCAGAGCGTCCGGGCGGGCGAGACGATCGACCTGATGGTCTCCACCGACCCGCCGCGACGGTTCGCGATCGAGGTCTTCCGGACCGGCTATTACGGCGGCCGGGGTGCGCGCCTGATGACGAAGCTCGGCCCCTTCCCGGGCAAGGCCCAGCCGACGCCGAAGCCGGGCGTCAAGGACATCCACGAGTGCCGCTGGGAGCCGGCAGCGACGCTCACGATCCCGGCCGACTGGACGAGCGGCGTCTACCTGGCCCGGCTGACGACGATCCCGGATCGCGAGGCCGAGCCGTACTGGCAGAGCTACATCATCTTCCTCGTCAAGGACGACCGCCCGGCCGATATCCTCTTTCAGTGCTCGGACAACACCTGGCAGGCCTACAACCGCTGGCCCAGCCATTACTCGGTCTACTCCCATCCGAAGGGAGGACAGGGGCCCTGGGCGCAGGTCAGCTTCGACCGCCCCTACGGCCGTGAGGCCCAGTACGACGCCATCGTCAACGACCCCCTGACCGTCGGCGCGGGGGAGTTCCTGCCGTTCGAGTTCCCGCTGGCGTACTGGCTGGAACAGCACGGCTACGACGTCACGTATTGCTCGAACAGCGACATGATGACGCCCGACCGCGGGCTGAAGTGCAAGGCGTTCGTCAGCGTCGGCCATGACGAATACTGGGACATCCGGATGTTCCGCAGCGTCGAGGCGATGCGCGACGCCGGGGTCAACCTGCTGTTCCTCTCGGGCAATACGATGTGCTGGGTCGCGCCGATGACGCCCTCGAGCGACGGCCGCCCGAACCGTGTCTTCTTCCGCGGCGGTCCCTACGGCGCGGAGAACGACTACGCCCGAGGGAGACAGAAGGATCACGGCCCGTTCCCCGAGCACGGCCCGGACGAGGGCCTGCTGTTGGGTGCCCGCAACGTCGAGCCGGTGAACGGCGGCGGCGACTGGATCGTCGTCAAGCCGGACCACTGGATCTTCGAGGGGACGGGCGTGAAGAAGGGAGATCGCATCCCGGGCCTGATCGGCTGGGAGTACCACGGCGACCCCGCCGCGATCCCCGGCCTGGAGGTCGTCGCCGCGGGCACCGCCTGGGTGGGCGGCGAGACCCCGCAGAAGTGGGCCGCGACGATCTATCCCGGCCCGAAGGGCAACTTCGTGTTCAACGCCTCCACGATCTTCTGGTCCCAGGGCCTCTCCTCGCCCCCCGGCCACACCCTGCCCTGGTCCCACTGGTCGCGCCCGCACGGCCCGGACGATCGCGTCCAGCGGATCACCCACAACCTGCTCCACCGCGCCCTGGGGCGTCGGGCGTAG